The following are encoded in a window of Mycobacterium sp. ELW1 genomic DNA:
- a CDS encoding isoprenylcysteine carboxylmethyltransferase family protein, which produces MRTSVRIAISSIAGIAAFAVLLFVPAGTVSYWQGWAFLAVFSAASLGPTLYLGRKYPEAVERRSHAGVKAESRPVQKIIIAGTFVVFAAMLIVPALDYRFGWSHVPAWVSVVGDVLVAIGLGLAMWVVVQNQYASANITVEEGQPLVSTGLYGFVRHPMYFGNVILMIGIALALGSYWALLLVVVGLLLMAARIVDEEKMLTEELDGYRQYTQKVRYRLLPLIW; this is translated from the coding sequence ATGAGAACGTCGGTTCGCATCGCGATCTCGTCGATCGCGGGTATCGCAGCCTTCGCTGTACTGCTGTTCGTGCCCGCGGGGACCGTGAGCTATTGGCAGGGCTGGGCCTTCCTTGCGGTGTTCAGCGCCGCGAGCCTCGGCCCGACGCTGTACCTGGGCCGCAAGTATCCCGAGGCCGTCGAACGGCGCTCCCATGCCGGCGTGAAGGCGGAGAGCCGGCCCGTCCAGAAAATCATCATCGCCGGGACGTTCGTGGTGTTCGCCGCAATGCTCATTGTGCCGGCCTTGGACTACCGCTTCGGCTGGTCGCATGTGCCTGCGTGGGTGTCGGTTGTCGGCGACGTGCTGGTGGCGATCGGTCTGGGCCTGGCGATGTGGGTGGTGGTCCAGAATCAATACGCCTCGGCAAACATCACCGTCGAGGAGGGCCAGCCGCTGGTGAGCACCGGCCTGTACGGCTTTGTGCGGCACCCGATGTATTTCGGCAATGTGATCCTGATGATCGGGATCGCGCTGGCGCTCGGCTCGTACTGGGCTCTGCTGCTGGTCGTCGTCGGGCTGCTGTTGATGGCGGCGCGGATCGTCGACGAGGAGAAGATGCTCACCGAGGAGCTGGACGGTTATCGGCAGTACACCCAGAAGGTCCGCTACCGCCTGCTGCCGCTGATCTGGTGA
- a CDS encoding ABC transporter gives MIATAAAPTRLTGTGTLVRFALRRDRIRLTGWISALTLMMVYAPNAIKLAYPDVAQRQARVDLLKTPAGIMLGGPMFGGNETDLGVMMANELTLTLMVAASILAILTVIRHTRAEEESGAAELVLSSIVGRHARTAAALIVMALVNAVLSVTMTIAMAASGFAVVDTAAMCLGITAVATIFGAVAALSAQLWRQARTATGAALGVLAAAVLVRGAGDVIDNSGSALSWFSPIAWAQQMRPFVALRWWPLGLLAALAVVLVAATVALESRRQYDDGVLASSGEHTHARPVGGVFGLQLVIHRGLTMGWAIGLLIAGAAFGSMTKSLLDAAKGNQLLARVLSAQGTDGVYTTMTQFLAAATTAYVVTVVVRLRHDEESGIGEAVLAGAVSRWAWLLSAVGAALTGAAILLTCAGLGNGIGAGLTLGEPATIPRLTAAALAFLPAMAVIAGVAALGVALRHPGIGWLAVTFVIVALYLGALLRLPRWLIEASPVGRTTAPSSVSVVALGVMVLIAVVITLIAGVVYRRRDVV, from the coding sequence ATGATCGCGACTGCCGCAGCCCCGACCCGGCTGACCGGAACCGGCACGCTGGTCCGCTTTGCGCTGCGTCGCGACCGGATCCGGCTGACCGGGTGGATCTCGGCTCTGACACTGATGATGGTGTACGCCCCCAATGCGATCAAACTCGCCTACCCGGATGTGGCACAGCGCCAGGCCCGGGTGGATCTACTCAAGACCCCGGCCGGAATCATGTTGGGCGGTCCAATGTTCGGGGGCAACGAGACCGACCTCGGCGTCATGATGGCCAACGAACTGACCTTGACGTTGATGGTGGCGGCATCGATCCTGGCGATATTGACCGTCATTCGCCACACCCGCGCCGAAGAGGAAAGCGGTGCCGCCGAACTCGTGCTGTCCTCGATCGTCGGTCGTCATGCCCGCACCGCCGCCGCACTGATCGTCATGGCGCTGGTCAACGCCGTGCTGTCGGTGACCATGACGATCGCCATGGCCGCCAGCGGTTTCGCGGTGGTCGACACCGCGGCAATGTGCTTGGGAATCACCGCCGTGGCAACGATTTTCGGTGCGGTTGCGGCACTGAGTGCGCAGTTGTGGCGGCAAGCGAGAACGGCCACCGGAGCCGCGCTCGGGGTGCTGGCCGCAGCCGTGTTGGTGCGCGGCGCCGGCGACGTCATCGACAATTCCGGCAGCGCCCTGAGCTGGTTCTCCCCCATCGCCTGGGCACAGCAGATGCGCCCGTTCGTCGCGTTGCGCTGGTGGCCGCTGGGGTTGCTGGCCGCGCTGGCCGTTGTGCTCGTCGCGGCCACCGTGGCGCTGGAGAGCCGACGTCAGTACGACGACGGTGTCCTGGCCTCCTCGGGCGAGCACACCCATGCGCGCCCGGTCGGCGGGGTCTTCGGACTCCAGCTGGTGATTCACCGCGGCCTGACCATGGGCTGGGCGATCGGGCTGCTGATCGCCGGGGCCGCATTCGGTTCGATGACCAAGTCACTGCTGGACGCGGCCAAGGGCAATCAGCTTCTGGCCCGGGTACTTTCGGCGCAGGGCACCGACGGCGTCTACACCACGATGACCCAGTTCCTGGCCGCGGCGACCACCGCGTACGTGGTCACGGTGGTGGTACGCCTACGCCACGACGAAGAGTCCGGGATCGGCGAGGCGGTGCTGGCCGGTGCGGTGTCACGCTGGGCGTGGTTGTTGTCGGCGGTCGGCGCGGCGCTGACCGGCGCGGCAATACTGCTGACCTGCGCCGGCCTGGGCAACGGCATCGGTGCAGGCCTGACGCTGGGCGAACCCGCCACGATCCCGCGGCTGACCGCGGCCGCGCTGGCCTTCCTGCCCGCGATGGCGGTGATAGCCGGCGTCGCCGCCCTCGGCGTGGCGCTGCGCCACCCCGGCATCGGCTGGCTGGCCGTGACATTCGTGATCGTCGCGTTGTATCTCGGTGCACTGTTGCGGCTGCCGCGGTGGCTCATCGAAGCTTCGCCGGTCGGGCGTACCACCGCACCGTCATCGGTTTCCGTTGTGGCACTGGGCGTGATGGTGCTGATCGCCGTCGTCATCACACTGATCGCCGGTGTCGTCTACCGGCGCCGCGACGTCGTCTAG
- a CDS encoding ABC transporter ATP-binding protein: MTTASAPTARTDTAAVEIHSLVKTFGRTRALDGMDLTVRAGSVAGFLGPNGAGKSTTIRILLGLLRADGGHVRLLGGDPWHDAVALHRRIAYVPGDVTLWPNLTGGQVIDFLCGLRGGADPRRRDWLIKRFELDPNKKSRTYSKGNRQKVALVAAFATDADIYILDEPTSGLDPLMENVFQECVREVAGRGAAVLLSSHVLAEVEKVCDTVTIIRAGRTVQSGPLAQLQHLMRTTVTARTHRDPTVVTRWPGVHDVDITDGQVRFTVGRDVLDATMVHLTQLGIADLTVTPASLEDLFLREYRTPAS; encoded by the coding sequence ATGACGACGGCATCGGCACCGACAGCGCGGACTGACACCGCGGCGGTCGAAATCCACAGTCTGGTCAAGACTTTCGGCCGGACCCGAGCCCTGGACGGTATGGACCTGACCGTCCGCGCCGGCTCGGTCGCCGGTTTCCTGGGACCCAATGGGGCAGGCAAGTCCACCACCATCCGCATCCTGTTGGGACTTCTGCGGGCCGACGGAGGGCACGTGCGTCTGCTCGGCGGCGACCCGTGGCACGATGCGGTGGCGCTGCACAGGCGTATCGCCTACGTACCCGGGGACGTGACGCTGTGGCCGAACCTGACCGGCGGTCAGGTGATCGACTTCCTGTGCGGCCTGCGCGGTGGCGCGGACCCCCGCCGCCGAGACTGGCTGATCAAACGCTTCGAACTCGACCCGAACAAGAAGTCCCGCACGTACTCGAAGGGCAACCGCCAGAAGGTGGCGCTGGTTGCCGCCTTCGCCACCGACGCCGACATCTACATTCTCGACGAACCGACGTCGGGCCTCGACCCGTTGATGGAGAACGTCTTTCAGGAGTGCGTGCGCGAGGTGGCCGGTCGCGGCGCCGCGGTACTGCTCTCCAGTCACGTCCTGGCCGAGGTCGAAAAGGTCTGTGACACAGTCACCATCATCCGTGCCGGGCGCACCGTGCAATCCGGGCCACTGGCCCAGCTCCAGCACCTGATGCGCACCACCGTGACGGCACGCACCCACCGCGACCCCACCGTGGTGACCCGATGGCCGGGCGTGCACGACGTGGACATCACTGACGGCCAGGTCCGGTTCACCGTCGGCCGCGATGTGCTGGACGCGACGATGGTGCATCTCACCCAGCTCGGGATCGCGGACCTGACAGTCACGCCGGCCTCACTGGAAGACCTGTTCCTGCGGGAATACCGGACGCCGGCATCATGA
- a CDS encoding TetR family transcriptional regulator, with translation MRSTDLTTVARIRDAAIELFGARGFDVGVRAIAEAAGVSPGLVIHHFGSKDGLRQACDDYIAEEIRSEKSETIRSTDPATWLAAAAEIESFAPMMAYLVRSMQTGGELARNLWRTMFANVEGYLDDGVRAGTIKPSRDPAARAKYLGMAGGGAFLLYLQLHDNPTDLRAVLHDYANEMMLPALELYTEGLLTDSTMFDSFAAHGEIVTHTEGEQHDDGIGTDSAD, from the coding sequence ATGCGTTCAACGGACCTGACCACCGTGGCCCGGATCCGCGACGCCGCCATCGAGCTGTTCGGCGCGCGCGGGTTCGACGTCGGGGTTCGGGCGATCGCCGAGGCGGCCGGGGTGAGCCCCGGGCTCGTCATCCACCACTTCGGGTCGAAGGACGGATTGCGCCAAGCGTGCGACGACTACATCGCCGAAGAGATCCGCAGCGAGAAATCGGAGACGATCCGCTCCACCGACCCGGCCACCTGGCTGGCCGCGGCGGCGGAGATCGAGTCGTTCGCGCCGATGATGGCCTACCTGGTGCGCAGCATGCAGACCGGCGGCGAGTTGGCCAGGAACCTGTGGCGCACCATGTTCGCCAACGTCGAGGGCTACCTCGACGACGGTGTCCGCGCCGGCACCATCAAGCCGAGCCGCGACCCGGCCGCTCGGGCGAAGTATCTCGGCATGGCAGGCGGCGGCGCCTTCCTGCTCTATCTCCAATTGCATGACAACCCAACGGATTTACGGGCTGTTCTGCACGACTACGCCAACGAGATGATGCTGCCGGCCCTCGAGCTGTACACCGAGGGCCTGCTCACCGATTCGACGATGTTCGACAGCTTCGCCGCACACGGCGAAATTGTGACCCACACCGAGGGAGAACAACATGACGACGGCATCGGCACCGACAGCGCGGACTGA